In the Hordeum vulgare subsp. vulgare chromosome 7H, MorexV3_pseudomolecules_assembly, whole genome shotgun sequence genome, one interval contains:
- the LOC123409372 gene encoding uncharacterized protein LOC123409372 translates to MNQEFSLEVDSAAYAVVRLYGFLFTVPPEPGTAGDELGMSSPGDDDLVQMECVPEGEGRFLGGPAPWFAAAGCTAGCMRVAAVEEDQEKEEEEEGGGGKQIMVLYRYAAFSVSSDGVVARGSNKAHLLRFVAAGDHTARSLAWAGSSLARLIYPGRVSEQLQELWSGLAAQVSALPRAARVEVFVDVGILQRSVFVHDGILRMSEYTPERVERMRPSLERMAEEPWPVRFTGMELHLPEPMRRGHDKDEATVNDDDGTDAGERPAKRRRVVAAGEDCPVCLQLLEGDDLAAWPGCVKPHVFHGACLEGVLVESKTCPMCRHTLYIEPKRST, encoded by the coding sequence ATGAACCAGGAGTTCTCGCTGGAGGTCGACTCCGCTGCCTACGCGGTTGTTCGGCTATACGGCTTCCTTTTCACGGTGCCGCCTGAACCGGGGACGGCGGGCGACGAGCTCGGCATGAGCAGCCCCGGCGACGACGATCTGGTGCAGATGGAGTGCGTCCCCGAGGGGGAGGGCCGGTTTCTGGGAGGCCCGGCGCCGTGGTTCGCCGCCGCGGGGTGCACGGCCGGCTGCATGCGGGTCGCCGCCGTGGAGGAggaccaagaaaaagaagaagaagaagaaggaggaggaggcaagcaGATCATGGTGCTCTACCGCTACGCCGCTTTCTCGGTGTCATCGGACGGCGTGGTGGCGCGAGGGAGCAACAAGGCGCACCTGCTCCGGTTCGTCGCCGCCGGCGACCACACGGCGAGGTCGCTGGCGTGGGCCGGGTCGTCCCTGGCTCGGCTGATATACCCCGGTCGCGTCAGCGAGCAGCTCCAGGAGCTATGGTCGGGCCTGGCGGCGCAGGTGAGCGCGCTGCCGCGCGCCGCGCGCGTCGAGGTGTTCGTCGACGTCGGCATCCTCCAGAGGTCGGTGTTCGTCCACGACGGCATCCTCCGGATGTCGGAATACACGCCCGAGCGCGTGGAGCGGATGCGCCCCTCGCTGGAGCGCATGGCGGAGGAGCCGTGGCCCGTGCGCTTCACCGGCATGGAGCTGCACCTGCCGGAGCCGATGCGGCGCGGCCATGATAAAGACGAAGCCAccgtcaacgacgacgacggcacggACGCCGGTGAACGGCCAGCGAAGCGAAGGAGGGTCGTCGCCGCCGGGGAGGATTGCCCCGTCTGCTTGCAGCTGCTGGAGGGCGATGACCTCGCCGCGTGGCCGGGCTGCGTCAAGCCGCACGTCTTCCATGGCGCGTGCCTGGAGGGCGTCCTCGTGGAGAGCAAGACGTGCCCTATGTGCAGGCACACGCTGTACATCGAGCCCAAACGCTCGACGTAA
- the LOC123411300 gene encoding protein PECTIC ARABINOGALACTAN SYNTHESIS-RELATED-like: protein MAELRHATAAAARASGSPAKRDAEAASASSPFLSSPRGGGGDGGKDGALRPPPPLHQRYPIPAPVRALLALEDPRSLSAPASYRILLAVLACVALAALVSAPSVWSRLNAPYLCRKDGIRLQCPGVSDSLWENPHAAATSWKPCAERRSDEISDLVSENETSGYIFIHAEGGLNQQRIAICNAVAIAKIMNATLILPVLKQDQIWKDQTKFEDIFDVDHFINYLKDDVRIVRDIPDWFTEKDELFTSIRRTVKNIPKYAPAQFYVDNVLPRIKEKTIMSIKPFVDRLGYDNVPMKINRLRCRVNYHALKFLPGIEEMADKLAARMRNRTGNVNPYMALHLRFEKGMVGLSFCDFVGTREEKAMMAEYRQKQWPRRFKNGSHLWSLALEKRKEGRCPLEPGEIGFILRAMGYTKETQIYVASGQVYGGNNRMAPLRNMFPNLVTKEDLASKEEMEHFKKHVTSLAALDFLVCLKSDVFVMTHGGNFAKLIIGFRRYMGRHRLKSIKPDKGLMSKFFGDPYMPWTSFVEDVMITHQTRTGLPEATFPHYDLWENPLSHCMCRA, encoded by the exons atggccgagctgcggcacgccacggcggcggcggcccgcGCCTCCGGCTCGCCCGCGAAGCGCGACGCGGAGGCCGCCTCCGCGTCCTcccccttcctctcctccccacgcggcggcgggggcgacggcGGCAAGGACGGCGCGCTGCGCCCGCCCCCTCCGCTCCACCAGAGGTACCCCATCCCCGCCCCCGTCCGCGCCCTCCTCGCGCTCGAGGACCCCAGGTCGCTCTCGGCCCCGGCCTCCTACCGGATCCTGCTCGCCGTCCTCGCCTGCGTCGCCCTCGCCGCGCTCGTCTCCGCCCCCTCCGTCTGGTCGCGCCTC AACGCGCCCTACCTGTGCCGCAAGGATGGGATTCGGCTCCAGTGCCCCGGG GTGAGCGACTCTCTGTGGGAGAATCCGCATGCCGCCGCCACGTCTTGGAAGCCGTGTGCCGAGCGCCGCAGCGATGAGATCTCAG ATCTTGTGTCAGAGAACGAAACTTCtgggtatatttttattcatgcCGAGGGAGGATTGAACCAGCAACGAATAGCT ATATGTAATGCTGTCGCAATCGCTAAGATAATGAACGCCACACTTATTTTGCCCGTGCTGAAGCAGGATCAAATATGGAAAGATCAAAC GAAATTTGAAGATATCTTCGATGTAGatcattttataaattatttgaaGGATGATGTGCGCATTGTTAGAGATATTCCTGACTGGTTCACAGAAAAAGATGAGCTGTTCACCAGTATAAG GCGTACTGTAAAAAATATCCCAAAATATGCACCAGCGCAGTTTTATGTTGATAATGTACTTCCAAGGATCAAAGAGAAAACGATAATGTCTATCAAACCATTCGTTGATAGATTGGG GTATGATAATGTTCCAATGAAGATTAACCGGCTCAGATGCAGAGTTAATTATCACGCCTTAAAGTTTCTACCTGGCATTGAAGAAATGGCTGACAAGCTGGCAGCAAGGATGAGGAATCGAACAGGCAATGTAAATCCATACAT GGCTCTTCATCTTAGATTTGAGAAAGGAATGGTGGGTTTATCCTTTTGTGATTTTGTTGGAACCAGAGAGGAGAAAGCAATGATGGCTGAATATAGacagaaacaatggccaagacgcTTCAAG AATGGATCTCATCTCTGGTCTTTAGCACTGGAAAAGAGAAAAGAAGGCCGCTGCCCACTTGAGCCTGGGGAAATAGGTTTCATTCTGCGTGCAATGGGATATACGAAGGAGACTCAGATATATGTTGCATCAGGGCAAGTGTATGGTGGAAACAATAGAATGGCGCCGCTGAGGAATATGTTCCCCAATTTG GTTACCAAAGAAGACCTCGCAAGCAAGGAGGAGATGGAGCATTTCAAGAAACATGTAACCAGCCTTGCCGCACTGGACTTCCTCGTATGCCTGAAGTCGGACGTGTTTGTCATGACCCATGGCGGCAACTTCGCGAAGCTGATCATCGGCTTCCGTCGCTACATGGGACGCCATAGGCTCAAGTCTATCAAGCCGGACAAGGGGCTCATGTCGAAGTTCTTCGGCGACCCATACATGCCATGGACGAGTTTCGTGGAGGATGTGATGATCACTCACCAGACACGAACAGGCCTCCCCGAGGCCACCTTTCCGCACTATGACCTCTGGGAGAACCCTCTCTCCCATTGCATGTGTAGAGCATAA